A segment of the Devriesea agamarum genome:
TGCTTCACGGTCACCAACCCGCCAAGTGCACCCTTGGGGGCATCTTTTAATCTCTTTGTAGTTTGCTGCTGTTTATATTTTTTAATATCCCCGAACCTGTTCCGGCCTCCTTCGGTATCTACCCACATATCCTCGTCGGACGCGACAACCTACTCGACGAGTAAGGCAGAGACCAGCAGGTCCCGCCAGTGGCCGTTTTCTCGCATCGGCGCGGCTCGGTGACTAGGGTTGATGACATGGCTCCTGACACCGTTTCGCACGAAAAATTCACCGTGGCATCCAACGCCGTGACAGAGGGCGAGGTTATACGTCCGGCGCAGCTGGTTGCGGACCTCGGCGGGGAGAATCTCTCACCCGACCTTGCCTGGTCCGGCGCTCCCGAGAATGCCCGCTCCTTTGCGGTGACATGCTTTGATCCAGATGCCCCCACGGGCTCGGGTTTCTGGCATTGGATCGCGTACAACATCCCTGTCGAAACCACGGCCCTGAGCACCGGCCAGCCGCGCTCCGATACGGGATATGACCAGGCCAGTAATGATTACGGGACCAAAGGATACGACGGGCCGCATCCGCCCGAGGGCGAGGACCATCGCTATATCTGGACGGTGCATGCACTGTCGATTCCGCACATTGACCTGCCCGAAGATACTCCGCATGTGCAGATTCGCTTCATGATCCACACGCATGAGGTGGCACGGGCGCAGGTTTCCGGGCATTTCCGCAACGCCTGAGGCTACTTGCCCGGCAACCGGCGTGAAAGTCGAATGCGGCGACCGATCTCTAGTCCCGGGGGTGGCCTGGTTTCCAGACCACCAGTGCCCCTCCCGGGCGTCGCTGGGGACGCTGCCCGTACCGCATTACGGTGGTTTCGCCATCGGGACCGGTTGCAAAGATGCGCCGCCCGGCCCGGTTTTGGGCTTCTTTGATGGCTGTATGCACCGCAGCTAGCTGGTTTTGGAGATCCTGGACCTGATTTTCGAGTTCCAGGATTCGTTTAATCCCCGCGAGGTTGATGCCTTCTTCCTGGGATAGCTTTTGCACTTGACGCAGCTGAGCAATATCGCGAGCGGAGTAGCGCCGTCCGCGGCCAGGGGTTCGGCGCGGGCACACGATGCCGAGACGGTCGTATGTTCGCAGCGTCTGCGGGTGCATGCCCGACAGCTCCGCCGCGACGGATATGACGAATACCGGGGCGAGATCGTCCATCATCATGAGCCATCTCCTTCCTTATATTCAGTCCCTCACTGTGCTTACTGCCTGCACTGTCACTGCGCTTACTGCCCTGCGCTAACTACCTTGCGTCTAGTTCGCTGCACGGTTTGCTGAGCTCTAAAAGCCTCTGCCCAATCCGCCGCGCTACCGGTCATGCGGCACTGTCGGGTTGGGGCATTCCCCGACGTTCGGCGCTGCCTACTCGACAACCTACTCGGCAGCGCCACCAATCTGATCGTCTCAGGCGGATGCTGCGTCAGCCAGGCCCACTCTCGGGTTTTCATCTTTGGTGGCTTCACGGAAGGCCACCACGGCCTCTTTAGCCGCTTTGCTGAGGTGAGTTGGCACCACGACGTTTATCACAACCAGCAAGTCACCGGTGCCCTTCTTCGTGGTCAAACCTTTACCGCGGACCCGCAATGTGCGACCCGACGGGGTGCCGGCAGGTACCTTCACCTTGACTGTTCCTCCGTCTAGCAGCGGAACGTCGAGGACTGCCCCGAGCGCGGCTTCATCAAAGGAGACCGGCACCGTGATCTTGAGGTCCTTACCCGACATCGAAAATACCGGGTGCTCGGTCACGGCCACGGAGATCACCAAGTCTCCGGCGGCACCGCCATACGGGCTGGGTTGGCCTTTTCCACGCAAGCGGATTTTCTGGCCGTCGTGGACCCCGGCGGGAATGCGGGCGGTCAGGGTTTTGCCACTGACATTGATCCTGACCTCGCACCCTAAAGCGGCGTCACGGAAGGACAGGGTGGTGCGTGCGGTGAGGTCCTGGCCTTTAGCGGGTGCACCGCTACCGCCATAGGAGCCTGCTCCGGCAAACGGGCTGCCGCCGGGATATCCACCGCCGGGACCTGATGCGGCACCCTGCTGACCAAAGCCTCTCAAAATATCTTCAAAACCGGCTCCGCCCCCACCAGTGTCGAACCGGAAGTTACCGCCGCGCTGGCCGAACATCGCACCGAGGATGTCCTCGAATCCGCCTGCTCCGCCCGAGCCGGATGGACCCGCTGTGAACCGAGCACCTCCGGATCCCAGCGCACGGATCGCGTCGTACTGTTTACGCTGTTCGGCATCTTTCAGGACGGCATAGGCTTCGCCGACAGCTTTAAACCGCGCTTCGGCTCCGGAGTCCCCCGGATGCCGATCCGGGTGCAGTTCCTTAGCTTTTTTGCGGTACGCCTTTTTAATCTCGTCGGCAGAGGCGTCCTTGGAGACACCGAGGACCGCGTAAAAGTCCTTGTCGAGCCAATCCTGACCTGACATTTTGTCTCCTGATCTATTGACGATGTAGTGGGTGGCCGGTCATCACAATCGGCGAAAAGTCTGCGGGGTGCCAGGCACCCGGTGATAGCGTCGTCGGGCCGCTCCGGCAACGAAGCGACCCGACGACGCTCAAAGCATGATCACTCAGGACCATGGGTTGCAACCCGTGCGGGCCGCAACACTTTGTCGTGCATTTGGTAGCCGGGCTGAAGCACCGTCTTAATGGTGTTGACCTCGACCTGATCGGATTCCTCATGCATAAGGGCCTCGTGCAGGGCCGGATCAAACTCCTCCCCGACCGCCCCGTACCGAGTCAGGCCGTGCGAGCCAAGCGTGTCCTCAAGCTTGGTGGCAATCGCGTGGAAGGGGGTCCCTTCTGTCACGTCGCCGTGCTGGCGCCCGAGCTCGATGTCGTCGAGCACGGAAATAAGCGAGCTGAGAACCTGGCCCACGGCTGACGAAACTCGCTGATCTGCGGCCATTTCGATCCGTCGGCGGGAGTTCACGTACTCCGCTTGAGCCCGTTTGAGTTCCTCCTGAAGTTCAGCAACCTGGGAGGTGAGCTCCGCAATCTGTGCATCTTTGGGATCGGCTGTGCCGTTCTCGGCGTCTTTCGCCTTTTCCTCAGCGACGAGCTTTGCCGCTTCGCGGTCTACGTCGTCGAGGTCGGGGCCCGAGGACCGGGGTTTTCCGGTCGCCGGATCCACTTTCCTCTTATCGACGAAGGAGAACCGCGGCTCACCCTCAGGCTCGGGTGCTCCATCGTTGGCGGTCACTTCTTCTCCTTGCCCTCGTCCTCGTCCACGATTTCGGCGTCGACAACATCTTCATCCTTAGCGGACGAGTTTGCCGGCTCCTCGGTGCCAGCGCCGGGGGTGGCACCTTCGGTCTGTGCCTGCGCGTAGATCGCAGCACCCACCTTCTGAAGAGCCTCATCCAGTGCGTCGCGCTTTGCCTCCAGATCCGAGATCGGAGCGTCCTCGTTCTCGAGCGTTTCCTTCGCGGACTTGATCGCATCCTCAACGGGGGTCTTGATGTCCTCGGAGACCTTGTCGCCGTTGTCCTTGATCAGGCTCTCACCGCGGTAGACCAGCTGCTCAAGAGTGTTGCGAGCGTCAGCGAGCTTGCGGCGTTCCTCGTCCTCGGCGGCGTGTGCCTCGGCGTCCTTGACCATGCGCTCGATGTCTTCTTTAGACAGGGCCGATCCACCGGTGATCTGAATGGACTGCTCGTTACCAGTGCCACGGTCCTTAGCGGAGACGTGCACGATGCCGTTGGAGTCAATGTCGAAGGTGACCTCGATCTGCGGCACACCCTGGGGTGCGGGCGCGATACCGGTCAGCTCGAAGGTGCCCAGCAGCCGGTTATCCCGGGTGAAGTAGCGCTCGCCCTGGAAGACCTGGATGGTCACCGCGGGCTGGTTGTTTTCAGCCGTGGTGAACATTTCGGAGGCTTTGGTCGGGATAGCGGAGTTGCGCTCGATGAGCTTAGCCATCCGCCCGCCCTTGGTTTCGATGCCGAGGGACAGCGGGGTGACGTCCATGAGCAGAACGTCTTTGCGCTCGCCCTTGATAACGGCAGCCTGCAGAGCAGCGCCGACGGCCACGACCTCATCCGGGTTTACACCCTTGTTGGGGTCCTTGCCACCGGTCAGGGACTTCACGAGGTCGGTCACAGCCGGCATACGGGTGGAACCACCGACCAAGATCACGTGGTCGATATCCGAGATCTTAATTCCGGCATCGCTGATGACCTGGTGGAACGGAGCCTTGCAGCGCTCCAGCAAATCGGAGGTCATGTCTTCAAACTGCGCCCGGGTGAGCTTCTCATCCAGGTGCAGCGGACCGTTTTCGGTCATCGACAGGTACTGCAGGGAAATGTTGGTCGATGACGAGGAGGAGAGTTCCTTCTTGGCCTGCTCTGCTGCTTCCTTCAGGCGCTGCAGGGCGATGCGGTCTTTCGACAGATCCACGCCATCCTTGGACTTCACCTGCTTGATCAGCCAATCCACAACCCGCTGATCCCAGTCGTCACCGCCGAGACGGTTATCGCCTGCGGTGGCCTGAACCTGGATGGTGGCGAATCCGTCATCATCCTTGGAGACTTCCAGCAGGGAGACGTCGAAGGTGCCGCCGCCGAGGTCGAATACCAGGATCTTCTCGTCTTCCTTGCCCTTTTCCAGGCCGTAGGCGAGGGCAGCCGCGGTGGGCTCGTTGATGATGCGCAGGACGTTCAGTCCGGCGATCTGCCCGGCGTCCTTGGTGGCCTGACGCT
Coding sequences within it:
- the dnaK gene encoding molecular chaperone DnaK translates to MSRVVGIDLGTTNSCVAVLEGGQPTVIANAEGLRTTPSVVAFSKQGEVLVGEVAKRQAVTNVDRTIASVKRHMGTNWTKEIDDKKYTPQEISARVLGKLKRDAEAYLGETVTDAVITVPAYFNDAERQATKDAGQIAGLNVLRIINEPTAAALAYGLEKGKEDEKILVFDLGGGTFDVSLLEVSKDDDGFATIQVQATAGDNRLGGDDWDQRVVDWLIKQVKSKDGVDLSKDRIALQRLKEAAEQAKKELSSSSSTNISLQYLSMTENGPLHLDEKLTRAQFEDMTSDLLERCKAPFHQVISDAGIKISDIDHVILVGGSTRMPAVTDLVKSLTGGKDPNKGVNPDEVVAVGAALQAAVIKGERKDVLLMDVTPLSLGIETKGGRMAKLIERNSAIPTKASEMFTTAENNQPAVTIQVFQGERYFTRDNRLLGTFELTGIAPAPQGVPQIEVTFDIDSNGIVHVSAKDRGTGNEQSIQITGGSALSKEDIERMVKDAEAHAAEDEERRKLADARNTLEQLVYRGESLIKDNGDKVSEDIKTPVEDAIKSAKETLENEDAPISDLEAKRDALDEALQKVGAAIYAQAQTEGATPGAGTEEPANSSAKDEDVVDAEIVDEDEGKEKK
- a CDS encoding DnaJ C-terminal domain-containing protein, producing the protein MSGQDWLDKDFYAVLGVSKDASADEIKKAYRKKAKELHPDRHPGDSGAEARFKAVGEAYAVLKDAEQRKQYDAIRALGSGGARFTAGPSGSGGAGGFEDILGAMFGQRGGNFRFDTGGGGAGFEDILRGFGQQGAASGPGGGYPGGSPFAGAGSYGGSGAPAKGQDLTARTTLSFRDAALGCEVRINVSGKTLTARIPAGVHDGQKIRLRGKGQPSPYGGAAGDLVISVAVTEHPVFSMSGKDLKITVPVSFDEAALGAVLDVPLLDGGTVKVKVPAGTPSGRTLRVRGKGLTTKKGTGDLLVVINVVVPTHLSKAAKEAVVAFREATKDENPRVGLADAASA
- a CDS encoding heat shock protein transcriptional repressor HspR → MMMDDLAPVFVISVAAELSGMHPQTLRTYDRLGIVCPRRTPGRGRRYSARDIAQLRQVQKLSQEEGINLAGIKRILELENQVQDLQNQLAAVHTAIKEAQNRAGRRIFATGPDGETTVMRYGQRPQRRPGGALVVWKPGHPRD
- a CDS encoding YbhB/YbcL family Raf kinase inhibitor-like protein, which produces MAPDTVSHEKFTVASNAVTEGEVIRPAQLVADLGGENLSPDLAWSGAPENARSFAVTCFDPDAPTGSGFWHWIAYNIPVETTALSTGQPRSDTGYDQASNDYGTKGYDGPHPPEGEDHRYIWTVHALSIPHIDLPEDTPHVQIRFMIHTHEVARAQVSGHFRNA
- a CDS encoding nucleotide exchange factor GrpE, which codes for MTANDGAPEPEGEPRFSFVDKRKVDPATGKPRSSGPDLDDVDREAAKLVAEEKAKDAENGTADPKDAQIAELTSQVAELQEELKRAQAEYVNSRRRIEMAADQRVSSAVGQVLSSLISVLDDIELGRQHGDVTEGTPFHAIATKLEDTLGSHGLTRYGAVGEEFDPALHEALMHEESDQVEVNTIKTVLQPGYQMHDKVLRPARVATHGPE